The nucleotide window GGGATTGTATAATCTTATCATTGTTTTAAGACATGTAAAACAAATTAGCTTGGTGTAGATTTCTCATTCCGGTGCAATTGGGAAGACGCACATTTTGTTGCATTAGTATAACGCAATGTCATTAATTTTGAATGGCTTTCCAGTCCACAGATTCAATTTAGCTCATGTGCACTTATATTATCCGATCTTAGGTGTTGGCAGATCATTCAAAAACTCAACATTCAATAATAGGAAGCTCTGTATGTGCCCTCAGTATATTTTGTAGTGATATTATAAGTAAGATAATCACATTGGCTTGGTGCCTGTTCTACTTCTTGCTTTACAGTACTAAACACTGGTTGTCCTactgacattttttataatgcGGGTCCaggaaaaaatttaaataaaacataaataatattcattaaaaaatacaccaTCTGTGTACCTTATTTTAGtgtagaacagtgtttcccaaccagagttcctccagaggttgcttggggatCCTTAAGTAATCAGTAAGATGTAAATTGTAGGTTGATACACCATGCCAGTAAGATTCAAAGTGTATCTCTACggaaaaacatttgaatatacagtaaataattcaaataatactCGAACATTTGGTAAAAAGTAATTATGAATCATATTGAAAAATCATTATGGGTATTGCACTTTTTATGTAACCAATTCTACAATTTTGCCTTAATTTTGAAACTAAAAATGATGGTTTTTGACATCATCAAATACTGAGCATCCAGGCTTTTGTGAAGTAGGAGCACACTAAATAGAACATTACTGTGTTCTAAAAGTCCTAGTATTCCTTGCACTTGTGGAAAATGATTCTCACCAACACCCCTCTGTGTGTACTTCCCACATGAGTAGTCAGCGTCATAGAAATCATTGTCTTGGAAGCCAATAGAGCCGTTTATTGTAGCCATAATGACCTCCAGTCTCTGCTACCAGAGAACAAGAGAAAGAACCCCCCCAAGACATCATCATCAGTCCAGGACAATTTTCAAAAGGGGGTTGCAAATATAAATTGTATTGGGGGTACTGCATGCACTACAGAATACAAGAACATTTTAGGAAATTAGTGCTTTCAAACTTGTAACTAAGGATACATTCTCCCCCTTCCACTCCAATTGTGACAtcatgaatgcaaaaaaatgtggcCGAGAACTTGCCTTCTTGCTTTTGATGAGAATAATAAATggagagcctgatttatgaaaggtttccaagactggagaagcaaATCTAAAATGAATCTAaatcaagattgaaaacatttgccaactaatagcaaattttttttttttaaaaaaggtttgctGACTCACCCAGGTTATTGtcctatcttgtccagtcttaataaataataaatcggGCCTAAAGCGTGTTCTGACAACAGTTTGGAGAAGACTTCTTTGTGTTTCACCACAACGATGCCCCTGCATACAAacccagctccataaagacacaGTTTATGTAGTTTGTTGTGGAGGAAATTGAGTGTCCTGCACTGAGCCCAGACCTTACCCTTACTGAAGACTttaaggttaaataaaaaaaaaaatagtgagccAGAAATTTTCACAAATGGGCACAGGCACACCTCTAAATCTTAAGTGAATAAATGGTTGGGTGTCCACTAATGTTTGGCAATATGGTGCATTTCAGTGTTTGGTAGATCATGGGGAACTAAAGCAGGTGTCAGGTTCTTCCTATCTAAACTACCAAATATAATGTCAGGGTACATAAAAGGACTAGCAAGTTGTGACGGAGAAGATCATCAAGTTCATCCTAGAGATTCATAACAGATTCCCCCCAACAAGCCAAACAAATATTAATGAAATAACACACAAGTAGGACCTTAGTGTCCTTCAGAATTTGCAGGTCAATTTACATAAGACTCCCAATGCCATAAAAAGCTATAGGTgttgtagaagaaaaaaataagtgatacCAAATTtagaggatatttggcatcagatacctcaatttcacctggaaaggGAATTAAGGAGCCATGTGTCAGGGCCATAAGtaagaaagctgcagatttgtaGCAtattatttgggatccaggctcgGAGCATTGTAGAAGGTATAGGTAGCCTAGACGCCACTCTTTTTTCCAGGAAAGAATTTGAGGATGGCTTTGGAGCACTTTgccattgataataaaaagtAAGCAGACCTTTGAGACTggggggagttgcagcctgaggcctgGCGGTTCAGGTGGACAGGTTGGTTGTAGCCTATATGCTAGGAAAGCCCAGAAGGTCCAATGTCTAGGTCTGTGGGACCCATAGAGATAGAGCCAGGAGACTACATTTTGTTTATTCTAAAGGACTGTGATGGTGCTTTTCCCCTGAGAGGGAAAACATTAAATGttcatgttctttattttttgaataaaagtgGCCAAAGCATCCTGAAATTGGAATTAATGTCTAAATTACCTTGCTGCAGGGAGTGCGTTAATTCCTCACAGGATGTAATCCAGGATTAAATACAGATTAATAGAAAGACCCGGGATAGAGGCAGTAAGGGATTCCCCAGAGGACCCATCATGAAGGTCAACTGCCCAAGTTTATTGCTTAGAGCGTTAGCTCATCTGatgcagaaataaatgtttattagcaGTACGGTGTGATTgcggagggacattagattgtaagctcctgagTACAGAAACTGATGTCAGTCAGTGTGgttcatacataataataatagcttgATGTTCTCTAGAAATATGTCAAAATATTAGTAATTCTTTTTCATTAGATTTACAGCAATGAGAACAATTCTCTGgctatttgaagaaaaaaatgtaattattctctGGAGTGCCCATGATTATTCTCTGTCCCTGTTATAAAAGTAAGGCTGTTTTATTGAGATGCAATCATTATATTTCTAGCAGATTTGACTAACATTTCATCATAAAAGACAGGGGTTGTAGAATGTCTGTGTGTTTATTACTGGGGCTTGTAATCCCTCATTCTCACCAATCAGGAAGACAAATGAAGCCTTTAATATGTATCATTGAGTAATACAAACTGAACCGTGATTTAAAATTATTCGGAAAAAAACATCTTATTCTTTCCTCTAGACATATTTAAAGTGAAGGATATACAATCCTATGATATAATTCCTTCTACTCACAATTATCCATATTAACCAAATTATTTTGGAACCTacagtttgttttccttttgatgATAATTTCTGGCTACATCAGACAATTGGTgaccatttattatttaaaaccaaTATTCAACAATTGTAATTATAACGATGgacatcaaaaacaaaacaaaagtaaccAGGTTTCAGTTTACTGGACTAAGCCAAAATGAAGAACTGGTTCCATTGTTCTTCATGTTCTTATTTCTGGTTTATATGGTGACCATAGTGGGAAATGTGGGGATCATAACCCTGGTTTATTCTTTTCCCAACCTACAGACTCCCATGTACTACTTCTTGAGTAGCCTGGCTATCATTGATATTTGCTACTCCTCAGTTATCACTCCCAATATGTTGTCTCAATTTCTTTTCCCTTTGAAGTCAATTTCCTTTCTTGGTTGTGCCCTTCAGCTTTATGTATTTTGTTCACTAGCTTGCACTGAGGCTATCCTTCTCTCCACTATGTCGTATGACCGATATGTGGCTATCTGTCACCCACTCCACTACAACATATTAATGACCAAGAAGAAATGCTTTGGTCTGgtcttttattctttcttcatTAGTTTCTTGCAGTCAGTTGCACAGACCAGTTGTGTGTTCAGTCTTAAATTCTGTGGATCGAACCTTATCGACCATTTCTACTGTGACATTCCACCACTGCTCAAATTGTCTTGTTCTGATATTCGTCATTGTAATCTGGTAACTTCTATCCTTGTAATTGCATGTGGAATATATACAATGGTAACAATCTTCCTCTCGTATAGTTATATCATTTCTTCCATTTTAAGAATGATATCTTCTAAGGGTAGGGAGAAGGCCTTCAGTACGTGTTCTTCACATATTATCTGTGTCTCAACCTTCTTTACAGCTATTTTCTTTACTTATCTGAATCCTCATTCAGGAGCCTTTGAGATACAAGAAAAAGTGGCCTCTGTTTTCTTTACCATTATAACTCCAATGTTGAATCCTCTTATCTACAGTCTGAGAAACCAAGAGGTGAAGCGTGTCCTTGTCAGAGTAACGCAAACGTGTTGCTGATGCTGATATCATTCATCTGTAAAATTTCTGTGAATTTAATCTACAGTATATTAACCAAACAGGGTTTTATACGTTTGGACTTATAGATGAGTACAAAACCATAAAAGAAGATTTTTGTTAATGAGATATTggtttaattaaaattataaattgttCCATTGTTACATTCAACTTAATACATTTATGAACAGTTTTTCCTGTTGGTTTTATAAACCCAATCTTATCCTTCAAACACATTGTTTTAGGGGTTGGCAGTTATtataatacttattatttattaaagggttATTATAATGGACCTCAGTATAAACaaaacaatcagaaaatattGATTCATATATTTGATACAGGTGGAATGTTGTCCAATTGTTATATTCAACCTCATCCACTCTTTTACTCTCTTGAAGTTTGAAAacttatttataattattaaactgaTAAAATGTTTCAACATTAGCCATGATGTAAACtggaaaatatatgttattttaaaaagtttcctaATACTGAAACTGTCACTTAACCTAAACCTTCCCCAACTTCTGCTTCTTCCTGCTTGACAATGAGGCTtccatacttttttaaaaaaatctatagtgAAGATAGGAATCTGAAGTTGTTGgcctaggccagtgtttctcaacctttttaatatagagGAACCGTAGAAATACCTTTCTGGTAACCCAAGCTATAATTACTactgtatatccacagctcacagtatataggATGATCATTGGGAAAATGCTTCCCACATTGCTAGCCAATGGTaagaatgccaccattacagcaaaaaagatcattggggggtTATTTAACTTGACCTGAAAGGTACAGCTTGTTTATTGTTTAAGGAAACGCCAACAAGCCTGGTTGAAAACATTGGTCTAGGCTcgaattttggaaaaaatgttgatgtaatacaaaaaattttCAGGAGTCCCAGGGAGAATAAACAATTTCCTAAAAGTATGATTTAGGCACTTGTAGGTACCTCTTCAATAACTAGATTACAATTCAATGTTTTTGCTGCCAGTGCAGAATAACATTAAAGGAAGGGTGGCCATGGTAAAACACCCAAAGACAAAACAACTAATAGCTACTTAAATCATATTTCACTTTATCATCCAATGTTAATGTTAACCCTACAAAGGACATTGCACGGGATTTCAAAGCTCCTACTTTAGGAGTCTGTTGTGAATGCTGGGACCAAGTTTGTAAATTGCGAAGTAAATTTTATCAGTctgttacatgtttttatttggcTCAATCACTTTGCTCACTTTTATTGGTGAGCACTGTCTTTGGGATAAAAAAGTATAGGCATTCCTCCTTTACCTTCAGAATTGTCAATTGAATGTGGTTCAACTTCATTTTTAAACTTCTGGCAGTTTGAAAAGTGTCCTAAAAGTATAATTCTTTTTTCATTACCAAATTCAATCATTTTTGAAAACCCCAGCCTACTATAGTGTGTGTATAGCTAATGTGATACCTGTGGACCACTCAGCTAGTCATTGAGCTGCCACCAGAATCCCCTTCCAGAACAAAGATCTAgacggtgtttctcaaccagggatctatgaaaccctagggttcctccagaggttgctaggggttcataaatgagcagtttgtatctctcaggtcaattcaccagataccaatgatctttttggctatttgtaggggtgccattctccccaatggccagcaatgtaggagacattcctcccactaatatactgtgagttgtggatatggaaattatagcaggggttccctgtagacatgaaagttatttcaagggttcacgaacgttaaaaaggttgaggaacagAACATTGTCCTAGAGATTTAGGATAGCTGTCTTAGTACAACTTATTTTAGGCAATACTTCCTAAACGAACACAAACTTACATTTTTGAGATCTCTAATACTTTGTCACATAAAGACGTGTACAATTTTGAGTAAGCAGTCTCCTCctgatatacaataaaaaaatgttaaaaaggtcgagaaagaagaaacatttaaaataatcacATCTCCATCTCCAACATTGGACCCAAAGACTATTATGGTTTCAAACAGTTGAAATTTATCACGTAAGTGTGGTCAGCCATTGATTTATTTGATTGAAATTTttgaacctttttattttttaaaattttctaatagtgaaagtattttaaaagtaaaaaaaacttgcttactAT belongs to Pyxicephalus adspersus chromosome 2, UCB_Pads_2.0, whole genome shotgun sequence and includes:
- the LOC140322080 gene encoding olfactory receptor 5AR1-like produces the protein MDIKNKTKVTRFQFTGLSQNEELVPLFFMFLFLVYMVTIVGNVGIITLVYSFPNLQTPMYYFLSSLAIIDICYSSVITPNMLSQFLFPLKSISFLGCALQLYVFCSLACTEAILLSTMSYDRYVAICHPLHYNILMTKKKCFGLVFYSFFISFLQSVAQTSCVFSLKFCGSNLIDHFYCDIPPLLKLSCSDIRHCNLVTSILVIACGIYTMVTIFLSYSYIISSILRMISSKGREKAFSTCSSHIICVSTFFTAIFFTYLNPHSGAFEIQEKVASVFFTIITPMLNPLIYSLRNQEVKRVLVRVTQTCC